The Microbulbifer sp. TB1203 nucleotide sequence GGCAGATGCTCGCGCACCTGCAGCAACTCTTCGAACAGGTCCTCGGCAACCCGGGGCTGCGCCTGTCCCAACTGCGCTGGACCGACGCCGTCAGCGATCTCGTCGCGCCCGCGCTCGCGGAGCCCCCGCAACTGCTGGACCGGCGGGTGGAAGAACTGGCCCGGCGGCAGCCGGACGCCTGTGCCCTGGTGTCCCCGCACGGCCGCTATAGCTACCGGGAACTGGCCGGGGCGGCCGCCGCGCTGGCGCGGCGGATGCGAAGCGAAGGCGTGGGGGAGGGCGACCGCGTGGCCCTGTGCTTGCGGCGCACCCCGGTGCAGATCGCCGCCACCCTGGCCTGCTGGCGCCTGGGTGCGGCGGCGGTGTTCCTGGACCCGGCGCAGCCGGCCGGGCGCCTGGGGCAACTGCTGGAGGACAGCGACTGCGCCCTGATCCTATCCACTTCGGATGCTGTTCCCGTAGGATGGGCAAAGGAGCGCAGCGACGTGCCCATCAAAGCCGCTGGGCACGCTGCGCTTGGACTCGCGCCATCCCTGGCGCTCGCCCGCTTCGCGGGCGCCTTCGGCGTCCAAATCGGCAATCCTGCCGATTTGTGCCCATCCTACGAGAAGTCCGATCAATTGGCAGACCACTGCCCGGTGATGGTCCTGGACCACTGGCCCGAAGGCGGGTCCGAAGAGGAGGAGAGCCGCAGCCGCGCCGAAGCCCCCGCCTACCTGCTCTACACCTCCGGCTCCACCGGCCGTCCTAAAGGGGTGCTGGCAAGCCACGGCGGACTCGCCCACTATGCCGCCGCCATCTCCGAGCGGCTGCAACTGCCCGCGGGCGCCCGTTGGGGCACCCTGGCCACGGTGGCCGCGGATCTGGGCCTGACCGCTGTGGTCAGCGCCTTGTGCAGCGGGGGCACCCTGGTGCTGCCGGACCCGGATTGGGCCTTCGACCCGCCGGCGCTGGCGGACTACCTGGCCCGCGAGCCCCTGGACTGCCTCAAGATCGCCCCCTCTCATTTAAAGGGTCTTCTGGCGGTAGCCGAGCCCCGGCGACTGCTGCCCCGGGACACCCTGGTACTCGGCGGCGAGGGCCTGGAGTCGGCGTTGGTAAAGCAGTTGCGCGCCCTGGCGCCGCAGTTGCGCATAGTCAATCACTACGGCCCATCCGAGGCCACGGTGGGAGTCTGCTGCCAGCCGGTCGATCCGGCCGCGCAGAGCGCCGGACCCTACCTTCCGCTGGGCACCCCGTTGCCCGGCTGCCGCCTGCTGGTACTGGACGGCGACGGCAACCCGGTACCGCGGGGCGCGGCCGGTGAACTTGTTATCCAGGGTCCGCAGCTGGCGCTGGGCTACTGGCGGCAGCCGGAGCTGACCGCCGCCGCCTTCCCGCCGGCGACGGACGGCGGACGCAGCTATCGCACCGGCGACCGGGTGCGCGTCAACGCCCGCGGCGGACTGGAATTCCTGGGGCGCCTGGACGACCAGGTCAAGATCCGCGGCTACCGGGTGGAGCCCGGGGAGGCGGCGCGCTGGCTGGGTGAACAGCCGGAAGTGGCTGCCGCCGCAGTGCTGGCTCCGGCGCTGGAGCGCGGCCGCCAACTGGTGGCCTACCTGCAGACGGAAGAGAAGGGTTTCGACCTGGAGGCGCTTCGGGCGCGCATGCGCGACCAACTGCCCGACTATCTCGTACCCGCCCATTGGATACCGCTGGAGCGCCTGCCCCTGAACGTCAACGGCAAGCTGGATCGGAGCGCGCTGCCCCTGCCCGGGATAGGCCAGCCCCGGGAGAACAGGGAAGAGCGTCCGCTGAGCCAAACCGAGGCGCAACTGGCGGATATCTGGCGCCAGTTGCTGCCGGTGGAGCGGCTGGGCCCGGACGACGACTTCTTCCTGCTCGGCGGCGACTCCATCCTCAGCCTGCGCCTGATCGCCCTGGCGGCCCGCGCCGGACTGTCCCTGACCCCGCGCCAGGTGGCCGCCGACGGCCGCCTGCGGGCCATGGCCGAGGACGCGGAGCTGGCCGGAAATACCCATATTCGCCAGCTGCGCGACCTGTTCCGCGAACTGCTGGGTCGCCCCGACCTGGGTGCGGACGACGATTTCTACAAAGCCGGCGGCGACTCCATCCTCAGCCTGCAACTGGTCGCCCGCGCCCGCGAACTGGATATAGAGCTGACCCCGCGGCTGCTGCAGGCACACCCGACGCCGCGGGCGCTGGTTGCGGTGCTGCGTCCGGTTGAGTCGAGCGATGAACTCGATGCGAAGGGCCTGATGCCGGGGGCATTTTGCGGGACTGTCTGCGAGAGGGACCTCGCGGACAAGCCTCCAGGGATGGATTCACCGGGGGGGCGCCTAGCCCGTGTCCCGCAAAATGCCCCCGGTAGCAGGCCCGCCTCTGCCTCTTCTATTACCCGCGTTACCCGCGTCGATCGAGAGCAGCCCCAACCCCTGTCCCCCACCCAGCGGCGCCTCTGGTTCTTGCAGCAACTGGAGCCGGAGAGCGCCGCCTACAACGTCTGCCAACTGCTGGCGATTCGCGGCGCCCTGGATACACAGGCCCTGCGCCGAGCCTTCGGGCAACTGGTGGACCGCCACGAGTCCCTGCGCTGTCGCTTCTTCGAGGAGGGCGGCCAGGTGTGGCAGCGGGTGGCGGAGCAGGCTCAGTTCTCCTTCCGCGACCACTCCGCGGAGAAGGCGGATTGGTGCGAGGCGGCGGGCCGGGCCGCAGCCCGGCCCTTCGACCTGGAGCGGGGCCCGCTGCTGGCGGTGGACCTGTTCCAGCCGGTCGAAAACGACTACCGGTTGCTGGTGAACGTCCATCATATCGCCGTGGACGGCTGGTCCATGGGTTTGCTGGTGGGGGACTTCGCCGAGGCCTACCGTGCCGCCGCCGAGGGTCGGGAGGCCGATTTCCCCGGTCGGGAACTGGAATTCCTCGACCTGGCGGTACGGCAGTACCGAGCCCTGGATGAGCGGGGAGCCGGATCGCTGCTGGACTACTGGCGGGCGCGGCTCGACGGCACCCGCTTCGACCTGTCCCTGCCCCTGGACAAGCCCCGGCCGGCGCGCTGGGAGGCCGCGGGCCGACGGCTGGAAAGAACTCTGCCGCCGGAGCGGGTGCGGGAAGTGGACGCCCTGGCGCGAAGCCTGGGGGTGTCCCCCTTCACCGTCTGCCTGGTGGCCTGCCAGCTGCTGCTGTGGCGCTATAGCGGCCAGGCGGATTTCACTGTCGGGGTACCGGTGGCGGGGCGGGACGACCCCCGCAGCCAGGACCTGGTGGGGCCGTTTCTCAACACCCTGGTGCACCGCTGCCGGTTGTGCCCCGGCCAGCTCCTGGGCGATTACCTGCGGGAAGTGGGACAGCGGCACCGCGAGGACCTGGAACACCAGGGGCTGCCTTTCGAGCAGTTGGTGGAATCCCTGGAAGTGGAGCGGGATCTCTCCCGGCAGCCCCTGTTTCAGGTGGCCTTCAACTACCAGGTGGACCACCGCGGCGAGCGGCGCATCCAACTGCCCGGGCTCACGGTGGAGCCGCTGGCGCCGGAGCGGGTCAGCGCCAAGTTCGACCTGGCCTTCAATCTCTTCGAACAGCGCGGGGAGCAGGGTGAAGGGAGCACCGCGCTGTTGCTGGAATACCCCACCGCCCTGTTCCGAGAGGAGACGGTGGCGCGGATGGCGGAGGACTATATCGAACTCCTCGGACGCCTCGCCGCGGCCACCGCGTCGCCCCTGGCCACCCTAGAGCTGCCGTCCGCGACCCAGCCAGCGGCGGGAGAGGCGACGCCGCAGAGCGAAATCGAGGACTTCGTGGTCCGCTTCGACGCCGCCGCCCGCCGCCATCCGCAGCGCACCGCGGTGATCAGCGGGGAGCGCCGGCTGAGCTATGGCGAACTGGTGGAGCGCGCCGATCAACTGGCTCACTGGCTGCTGGCCCGGGGCGTCGCCCCCGAAGCGCTGGTGGCTTTCTGCCTGCCGCGGGACGAGCGTTTGGCAATCTGCCTGCTGGGCATCCAGAAAGCCGGCGCCGCCTACCTGCCAATCGATCCGGCGCATCCGGCGGAGCGAAATGGATACATATTGGAGCAGGCAACTCCGGCGTTGCTTCTGTGTGCGGACCAGTTCTCCCCTCTCCCGCAAGCGGGAGAGGGGCCGGGGGAGAGGGCCCTTGTAGGAGCGGTCCGGCCGGGAGCGGTCCGGCCGGGAGCGGCCGCTGGCCGCGATCCCCGTCTGGCTATTCCCACTATCACCTGGTCCGAACTGGAGGCCCAACTCCCCCCTGTAGGAGCGGTGGGGCGGCCATCCGTGGGGCGGCCATCCGCGGGGCGGCCATACGCCCATGGCCGCGATCCGCGCCCCGCCGAACCCCATCATCTCGCCTACACCCTCTACACCTCCGGCTCCACCGGTCGCCCCAAAGGCGTACAGATCTCCCGCGGCAATTTCGCCAACTTCCTGCTGGCGATGGAGCGGGCGCTGCCACTGGAGGGAGTGGAGCGCTTCCTGGCGCTCACCACCATCACCTTCGATATCGCCGGTCTGGAATTCTGCCTGCCCCTGGCCCGCGGCGGCACCGCGGTGATCGCCGACGACCACCAGCGCCGCGACCCCGCTGCGCTGCTGGCGCTGATCCGCGCGCGGGACGTGCAACTGGTGCAGGCCACGCCGGCCACCTGGAGCCTGCTGCTGGAAGAGAGCGTGGAAGCTCTTTCCGGTGTGGTCGCCCTCGCCGGCGGCGAGGCGCTGCCGGCGGATATGGCCACACGCCTGGCCCGGGCCGCGCGGGCGGCGTTCAACGTCTACGGCCCCACCGAGACCACCGTCTGGTCCACCTGCTGCCCGGTGACGGAAAAACAGAAGACTGCGGTGCCCATCGGACGCCCGCTGCTCAACAACCGCTGCCATGTGCTGGACGCCCAGCTCAATCCGGTGCCGCCGGGTGTGGCGGGCGAACTGTATATCGCCGGTCTCGGTCTGGCCCGGGGCTATGCCGGCTGCCCGGGGCTGACCGCGGAGCGCTTCCTGCCGGACCCCTTCGCCGGCGACGGCGGCCGCCTCTACCGCACCGGCGATCGCGCCCGCTGGCTGCCGGACGGCCGCCTGGAGTACCTGGGGCGCACCGACAGCCAGGTCAAGGTGCGCGGCTTCCGGGTGGAACTGGGGGAGATAGAGATCGCCCTGCGGCGGCACCCGGCAGTGCGCCAGGCGGCGGTGGCGCTGCGGTCCGGCGAACTGGCCGCCTACTGGGTGAACCGCGACGGTTGCCACGTCGACGCCGGGACCCTGCGCGCGCATCTGGCGATCCACCTGCCCGAGTGCATGCTGCCCGCCCGTTACCAGACGCTGGAGACCCTGCCCCTGAACAGCAACGGCAAGGTGGACCGGGCCGCGCTGCCGGAGACGGGCGACGAAATCACAGGCCGCGTCGCCGCGGGGCCGCTCACCGCGGACCAGCAACTGCTCGCGGAGATCTGGCGCGAGGTGCTGGGCGTGGCTGAACTGGGCGCGGACGACAACTTCTTCCACCTGGGCGGCCACTCCCTCAGCGCCGCCCAGGTCCGCTCCCGCTTGCGCGCCAGGGGGCTGGAGCTGCCCCTGAAGACCTTTTTCGAGCGGCCTGTACTGGCCCGCCAGGCGGAGGCGCTGGCCGACGCCGTGCGGACCGAAATCACCCCGGTGCGGCGAGGCGGGGACCTGCCCCTGTCCGATGCCCAGCGCCGCGTCTGGTTTATGCAGCAACTGGACCCGGCGGACGCCAGCTTCAATATGGCCTTCGCTGTGGAACTGCGCGGGCCCGTCGACAACAGCGCGTTGCGCAATGCGCTGGAGCAGGTAAGCGCCCGCCACGAAATCCTGCGCACCACCTACCACCCAACGGACGGCGAACCGGTGCAGCGCATACACGACGCCCTGCCGGTGGACTTCGCCGAAATCGAGCTGCCCGCCGGGGAGGGCGAGGCCGGGCTGGAGCGCCGGTTGAGCGGAGAGGCCTGCCGTCCCTTCGCCCTGGAGCGGGAGGCGCCGCTGCGGGTGCGCCTCTACCGGCGAGAGGAGAGGGACTTCGTGTGCCAGTTCGTGCAGCACCATATCGCCTCGGACGCCTGGTCCACTGCGCTGCTGCTGGACGAGGTGATCGCCTGCTACGGCGGCGAGGAACTGCCGCCCCTGGCGGCGCAGTACGTCGACTACGCCGCCTGGCAGCAGTCGGAGGCGCGCCGGGCGCAGTACGGGGAGGGATTGTCCTTCTGGAGCCGGACCCTCGCCGGTATGCCGCCGCAACTGGCGCTGCCATTCGACTTCCCGCGGCCGGAGCGGGACGACGGCCGCGGCGACGGGGTGGACTTTCAACTAGGTGGCGCCGAGTGGCGGGCCCTGCGGGACTTCGCCCGCGAGCGGCAGGTATCCCTGTTTATGCTGCTGCTGGCGGCCCTAGGCCTGGTGCTTTACCGGGAGACCCGCAGTCGCGACCTGGTGATCGGCACCGACGTGGCCAACCGGGAACCGGCGGAGACCGAGTCCCTGATCGGCTTCTTCGTCAACTTGATAGCGCTGCGGTTGAAGCCGCGGCCGGACGCCGGTTTTGCCGGTAACCTGGAGGAGGTGCGCCAGGTGTGCCTTGACGCCTTCGCCCACCAGCAGGTGCCCTTCGATCGGGTGGTGGAGGCCGTGGGCCTGCCGCGCCAGCGCAACACCCACCCGCTATTGCAGGCGCTGCTGGTAATGCAGAACACCCCCCGCCAGCGGCGGGAATTGCCGGGTATCGAGGTGACCCCGCGGCCCGGCGCCCAACACCACTCCAAATTCGACATGGCGCTTTTCGCCAGCGAGACGGAGGAGGCGCTGCAGATGCGCTGGGTCTACCGCCCCAGCCTGTTCCGGCGCCAGACCATCGAGCGCCTGCGCGACCGCTTTTGCGGGTTGCTGAGCCAGGCCCTGGCCGCGCCGGATACTCCCCTGAGCGAATTCGATCTGCACCCCGGAGGTGAGGAGAGCATGGCTTCATCCGCGCAGAAGCAGCGCAAATTGTCCAAGCTGGGCAAACTCCGGCGCCGGCCCGCGGCCGCCGCGGCGCCGGCGGCGGCACCGGTGGAGAGTCGCCCGCTGCGGGAGGGGCAGGCCTTCCCGCTACTGGTAGAGAATCGCGATCCTGACCTGGACCCGGCCGCCTGGGCCGCCGCCAACCGGGAGCGGGTGGAACAGTGGCTCGGGCAGCACGGCGGCCTGCTGTTCCGCGGCTTCCGCCTGCCAACGGCGGTGGACTTCGAGCGCTTTTGCCGCGCCCTCTACCCTGAGCTCTACGGCCAGTACGGCGACCTGCCCAAGAAGGAAGTGGGGGAGCGGATCTACCGCTCCACCCCCTATCCCGCGGACCGCATGATCCTGTTCCACAACGAGAGCGCCCACCAGCACCGCTGGCCGCGGCGGCAGTGGTTCTATTGCGAGCTGCCGGCAGCGGTGGGCGGCGCCACCCCGATCGTCGACTGCCGCCAACTGTACCAGGCGCTGCCCGGCTGGCTGCGGGACAAGCTGCAGCGCAAACAACTGCTGTATATCCGCAATTTCGACGGGCGCATCGATGTCAGCTGGCAGCACTTCTTCAAAACCGACAGCCGGGAAGCCGTGGAGACCATCTGCCGCGAGGGCGGCATCCGCTTTCACTGGGGAGAAGGGGACAGCCTGCACACCCGCCAGCGGGGGCCGGCGGTGATCCGCCACCCGGTTACCGGCGAACTGAGTTTTTTTAACCAGATCCAGCTCTACCACTCCGCTTTCCTGGACGACGACGTGCGCGGGGAACTGCTCGCCGCCGGCGGCGAAGAGCGGCTGCCGCGGCACGTCTGTTACGGCGACGGCGAACCCCTGGAGCCGGAGGCGATCGCGCTGATCAGCGATGCCTACGAGCGCTTCGCGGTGCGCTTCGACTGGCGCCGGGGAGACGTGGTGATGTTGGACAATATGCTCGCGGCCCACGCCCGGGACCCCTTCGAGGGAGAGCGGCGCATCGCGGTGGCCATGGGCGGCCTCTACCGCCGCGACGAGGTGGAGGCGCCGCTGCCCGATGGGGAAGAAACGTGGGAGCGGAAAATCAAGGAGGAGGTGCAATCGTGAATCTCGACACCGGCGGCGAACCCCTCTCGCCGCAACAGAAAGCCCTCGCCGATTCGGCGCCGGCCCTGCGCTGGGCCTGGCTCGATCTGGGGCAGGGAGGGGACGCCGCCTCGGTGGAGCCGGCCCTGCGCCAACTGATGGCCCGCCACGAGGCCCTGCGCACCCGTTACCGCCAGCCGGAGGGCTGGAGCGGACTGCGCCAGCTGGTGCTGGAACCGGGGGAACTGCGCTTGGACTGGTGCGCCGGCAGCGCGGAGGAGGGTGTGGAACCCCAGGTATGGCGCTGCCGGGCGGAGGCGGCCGCCGCCGACAGCCGGCCCGATCTGGTGGCCTGGCTCTACCGCGACCATCTAGGCGGCAGCCGCCTGCTGCTGGGGCTGCCAACCCTTTCCGTGGACGAGCCCAGCCTGCTGCGGCTGCGGGATGAACTGCTGGACGCCTGCGCGTGCGGCGCAACGGAGGCCGGCGAGGCGCCGATGCAGTACCGGGAGTATGTGTCCTGGATTCGCGAGCTGCAGCGGGAGGATGGCGAGACCGGCGAGGGTGCCCAATTCTGGCGTAACCAGGGCCTGGACCGCCTGTCCGGCGGACGCCTGCCGGAGGTCTATGGCTCCCCGGGCGGCGAACCGGGGTGGGTACAGTGTCCGTTTCCCGCCGAATTGCAGCGGCGGCTTGCGGACCTGGCTGGAGAGTGGGATTGCGCCGGGTCGGTGCCGCTGCTCGCGGTCTGGACCGCGCTGCTGGGCCGGCTCACCGGCCGCGACGGCCTGCAACTGGGCCACTTCCACGATTGCCGGGAGGACTACGGCGAACTGGCCGGGAGCCTTGGGCTCTTCGAACAGCTGTTGCCACTGGCCTGCCAACTGCCCGAACGGGTTGCACTGCGCGGCCTGGTCCGGGAGCTGTCGGCGCAATTGGCGGAACTGGCTGACTGGCAGGAATACGCGAGTCTCCCGGAACTGCTACCCCTGTGGCGGCCCAGCCGCCAGGCGGGGTTCCGCTGGCGCCGCCAGGCGCACCGGCGGGCGCTGCAGGCCGATGCGCTCGATGGCGGTTGCGAGTTGCTGTTGCAGGCGGTCTGCACCGACAGCGGGGACGGGCAGCTGTCCCTGTGGTTCGATACCGGGCTTTACCGGGAAGGGCAGATGCGCCGGTTGCTGGCGCGCCTGCTGCGGCTGCTGGAACTGGCGCTGGAGCGTCCGGACGCGCCGCTGGTGGAGCTGGACATTTTGCTCGACGACGAGGGCAGCGCGGCACTGGAGCCCCGCGAGCCGGTGGGCCGCGCCGCGGATATCGTCGATTGCTTCCGCGCCTCCGCCGCGGGCCATCCGCGGCGGGCGGCGCTGCGCTGCGGCTCGCGGGAATACAGCTACCGCGAACTGGACGGGACCAGCGACCGGGTGGCCGCCGCCCTGCAGGCCGCCGGCGCCGGCCCGGAGCGGATTGTGGCTCTATACCTGCCGCGGGGGCCGGAAGCGGTGATCGCCATGCTGGCGGCGCTCAAGGCGGGGGCCGCCTACCTGCCGCTGGACCCGCAACAGCCGGCCGCGCGCCTGCAGAATATTCTCGAGGATGCACAGCCGGCGGTGTTGCTGGCGGAAGATAAGGACGACTGCCCGGCGGGGCCCTGGGAAATACTGGACTGGCCCACCGCCGAAGGGGAGTCGGCGGTGCTGCGCCCCGCGCCCCGGCTACCTGAGCATCTCGCCTATGTGCTCTACACCTCCGGTTCCAGCGGCCGGCCCAAAGGGGTGCAGGTGGAGAATGCCCAGTTGAATCACTACTGCGAGGCGGCGATTCAGGCCCTGGCGCTGCCCGCCGGCGGGCACTACGGCCTGGTGTCGTCCCTGGTGGCGGACCTGGGCAATACGGTGCTCTTTCCCGCCTGGGTCCGCGGCGGCTGCCTGCACCTGCTGGACAGGGCCGCGGCCACCGACGGCCGGGCCTTCGCCGCCTACCAGGCGGAGTGGCCCCTGGACGTGCTGAAGATAGTGCCCTCGCACCTGGAGGCGCTGCTCGAGGGGCAGGATGCCGCCGCTCTGCTGCCGCGCCAGCGGCTGGTGCTGGGGGGCGAACCGGTGGGAGCGGCGCTGTTGCGACGGCTGGCGGACACCGCTCCCGCCTGCCGTATCTTCAACCACTACGGGCCCACGGAGACCACCGTCGGGGTGCTCTGGTCCGAGATAAATCCCGCCGGCGGCGACACTGCGCTCACTTCGGCGATCGGCGGCAACCGCATTCACCTGCTGGACGGTGCCGGGCGGCCGGTGCCGCGGGGGCAGGCGGGGGAACTCTGCGTCGGCGGCCCCGGAGTCACCCGCGGCTACCTCGGCAACCCCGAGGCCACCGCCGTGGCCTATACCGCGAATCCCTTCGGCAACGGGCGGCTGTATCGTACCGGCGACCTGGCGCTGCAGCAGTCCGATGGCGCCATACGCATCCTCGGCCGGCGGGACAATCAGGTTAAACTGCGCGGCTTTCGCTTCGAGCTGGAAGAGGTGGAGCGCGCCCTGCGCGCGGCCGCCGGAACGGACAGGGTGGCGGCGCTGGTGGACGGGGAGGGCGACCGCGCGCAACTGGTGGCGCTGTTGGCGGCGGCGCCGGACGACGGCCTCGCCGAACGGCTGCGCTCCGCCCTGGCGCGGCAGCTGCCGGACTATATGGTGCCGGCGCGTATCCTGCCGGTGGACACACTGCCCCTGGGGGAGAACGGCAAAATCGACCGCGGAGCCCTGGCGGGGTTGGTGCGGCGGGCCGGCAGCCGCACCCCGATTCCCCCGGAGGGAGAGCTGGAGCGGACGATACTGGCGGTCTGGCGGGAACTGCTGGGCCGGGAGGATATCGGCGTCACCGACAATTTCTTCGATATCGGCGGCCATTCCCTGGCCGCGATCAAGGTGGTGGCGCGCCTGCGCGAGCGGCTGCGGCGGGCGCTGCCGACCACACTGCTGTTCGACGCGCAAACGGTGCGCGCGCTGGCCGCGACTATTGCCGGCGACCCGGAGCCGCGGCGTTGGCAATGCTACGGCGAGGTGCCCGAGGGCCCGGTGGTGGTAGTGCTGCACGCCGTCTCCGGCCACCTGCTGCCCCTGCGCCCACTGATCGACGCGCTGCGCGGTCGGGTGAGCCTCTACGGTCTGGCAGCGGGCAGCGCGGTCCCGGACGAGAGCGATCCCGACTGCCTGGAGCGGCTGCTGGAGGGCCATACAGCGGCGATACCGGATACCCTGCGGGATATCCCGCTGGTGCTGGTGGGCTGGAGCCTGGCGGCGCGCCTCGCGCTGCTGCTGAGCGGAAAACTCCAGGCGAGAGGGTTTCGGGTGCAGGGGCTGGCGCTGCTCGACTACGACCCCGGCAACACCCTGCAGGGGGCCGGCGACGAGGCGGGGCAACTGTTGGCGGACCTGGATCACTACTGCGAGACCCGGGGCATAGCGCTGCCGGCTGGCTGCCGCCGGTCGCTGGCCGGGCAGATCGCCGGCTGCGACTACGCCGCCGGCGCGGAGTTGGCACTGTCCCGGCCCGATTTACTCGAGGCCCTTGGAGGTGGCGTGCCGGCGGACTGGATTCGCGAGCGGGTGGCGGCCCGCTGGGCGTTCAAGAAATTGATGTATGCTGCGCCGCTGCCGCGGGTGGACGTACCCCTGTGGGTGTGGACCTGCCGGGAGGGACCCTGCGATCCCGCGGCCTGGCAGCCCTACAGCCGCCGGCCGGTGTGGGGCGGGGTCCTGGAGACGGACCACTTCTCCATCCCGGCCTCGGCGGAACTCCACCGCCAGTTGCTGGAACGGCTGGCGGAAAGCCGGTCGCCGGTTTCGTAGGATGGGCAAAGCGTAGCGTGCCCATCAGGGCCCCGGGCGATGGGCACGTCGCTACGCTCCTTTGCCCATCCTACCAGGGCTCGAAAGAATAGCTCCCCTCTCCCGCTTGCGGGAGAGGGGTTGGGGGAGAGGGGCCGGGACGCCGGCAGAAGGGACAAGGAATATGCAATCGATAACGACATTACTGCACCCCGCGCGCTGGCAACTCCTGCTCGCAATACTGGCCAGCGCCCTGAGCGCGGCGGCGGGTATCGGGCTGATCGCCTGGATCAACCACACCCTGGAGA carries:
- a CDS encoding non-ribosomal peptide synthetase yields the protein MKQPDPMDIARRLAALPTEKRREFRARLAAQGIDAWRLPIAAQPAAEPARYPLSQAQRRFLAAEELSGRALYNLCSVLRFHGELDLAALERAAAQVIRRHEILRTRYIAGGDGEARQEVLPEWAPALAAQPASMDGDSAAWCRAEYRRQLAQRFDLEGEPPLRIRLFDTGDGDHWLFFTIHHIAFDAWSAQQLNREVAECYRAELAGEPPRLEELPVQYRDYALWQREWMESDDYRSQCEHWRGVLSDAPEALNLPLDRPRPPVADRRFSGGNLSRPLDPILSERIRRAAKDAGATLYIYGQTAFAWLLARYSGDRDLCLGTSIANRGRPELAPLIGPLLNTLVLRHDLDGDPEFGASLRRTREVTAAAFDHPDVPFEQLPALIGRAAGGDTEPLFRAMFVQLSLPESRSFQLPGAEVEIVEPEQQHARFDLTLRLVELADGCLRLDLEYSDELFERSTAGQMLAHLQQLFEQVLGNPGLRLSQLRWTDAVSDLVAPALAEPPQLLDRRVEELARRQPDACALVSPHGRYSYRELAGAAAALARRMRSEGVGEGDRVALCLRRTPVQIAATLACWRLGAAAVFLDPAQPAGRLGQLLEDSDCALILSTSDAVPVGWAKERSDVPIKAAGHAALGLAPSLALARFAGAFGVQIGNPADLCPSYEKSDQLADHCPVMVLDHWPEGGSEEEESRSRAEAPAYLLYTSGSTGRPKGVLASHGGLAHYAAAISERLQLPAGARWGTLATVAADLGLTAVVSALCSGGTLVLPDPDWAFDPPALADYLAREPLDCLKIAPSHLKGLLAVAEPRRLLPRDTLVLGGEGLESALVKQLRALAPQLRIVNHYGPSEATVGVCCQPVDPAAQSAGPYLPLGTPLPGCRLLVLDGDGNPVPRGAAGELVIQGPQLALGYWRQPELTAAAFPPATDGGRSYRTGDRVRVNARGGLEFLGRLDDQVKIRGYRVEPGEAARWLGEQPEVAAAAVLAPALERGRQLVAYLQTEEKGFDLEALRARMRDQLPDYLVPAHWIPLERLPLNVNGKLDRSALPLPGIGQPRENREERPLSQTEAQLADIWRQLLPVERLGPDDDFFLLGGDSILSLRLIALAARAGLSLTPRQVAADGRLRAMAEDAELAGNTHIRQLRDLFRELLGRPDLGADDDFYKAGGDSILSLQLVARARELDIELTPRLLQAHPTPRALVAVLRPVESSDELDAKGLMPGAFCGTVCERDLADKPPGMDSPGGRLARVPQNAPGSRPASASSITRVTRVDREQPQPLSPTQRRLWFLQQLEPESAAYNVCQLLAIRGALDTQALRRAFGQLVDRHESLRCRFFEEGGQVWQRVAEQAQFSFRDHSAEKADWCEAAGRAAARPFDLERGPLLAVDLFQPVENDYRLLVNVHHIAVDGWSMGLLVGDFAEAYRAAAEGREADFPGRELEFLDLAVRQYRALDERGAGSLLDYWRARLDGTRFDLSLPLDKPRPARWEAAGRRLERTLPPERVREVDALARSLGVSPFTVCLVACQLLLWRYSGQADFTVGVPVAGRDDPRSQDLVGPFLNTLVHRCRLCPGQLLGDYLREVGQRHREDLEHQGLPFEQLVESLEVERDLSRQPLFQVAFNYQVDHRGERRIQLPGLTVEPLAPERVSAKFDLAFNLFEQRGEQGEGSTALLLEYPTALFREETVARMAEDYIELLGRLAAATASPLATLELPSATQPAAGEATPQSEIEDFVVRFDAAARRHPQRTAVISGERRLSYGELVERADQLAHWLLARGVAPEALVAFCLPRDERLAICLLGIQKAGAAYLPIDPAHPAERNGYILEQATPALLLCADQFSPLPQAGEGPGERALVGAVRPGAVRPGAAAGRDPRLAIPTITWSELEAQLPPVGAVGRPSVGRPSAGRPYAHGRDPRPAEPHHLAYTLYTSGSTGRPKGVQISRGNFANFLLAMERALPLEGVERFLALTTITFDIAGLEFCLPLARGGTAVIADDHQRRDPAALLALIRARDVQLVQATPATWSLLLEESVEALSGVVALAGGEALPADMATRLARAARAAFNVYGPTETTVWSTCCPVTEKQKTAVPIGRPLLNNRCHVLDAQLNPVPPGVAGELYIAGLGLARGYAGCPGLTAERFLPDPFAGDGGRLYRTGDRARWLPDGRLEYLGRTDSQVKVRGFRVELGEIEIALRRHPAVRQAAVALRSGELAAYWVNRDGCHVDAGTLRAHLAIHLPECMLPARYQTLETLPLNSNGKVDRAALPETGDEITGRVAAGPLTADQQLLAEIWREVLGVAELGADDNFFHLGGHSLSAAQVRSRLRARGLELPLKTFFERPVLARQAEALADAVRTEITPVRRGGDLPLSDAQRRVWFMQQLDPADASFNMAFAVELRGPVDNSALRNALEQVSARHEILRTTYHPTDGEPVQRIHDALPVDFAEIELPAGEGEAGLERRLSGEACRPFALEREAPLRVRLYRREERDFVCQFVQHHIASDAWSTALLLDEVIACYGGEELPPLAAQYVDYAAWQQSEARRAQYGEGLSFWSRTLAGMPPQLALPFDFPRPERDDGRGDGVDFQLGGAEWRALRDFARERQVSLFMLLLAALGLVLYRETRSRDLVIGTDVANREPAETESLIGFFVNLIALRLKPRPDAGFAGNLEEVRQVCLDAFAHQQVPFDRVVEAVGLPRQRNTHPLLQALLVMQNTPRQRRELPGIEVTPRPGAQHHSKFDMALFASETEEALQMRWVYRPSLFRRQTIERLRDRFCGLLSQALAAPDTPLSEFDLHPGGEESMASSAQKQRKLSKLGKLRRRPAAAAAPAAAPVESRPLREGQAFPLLVENRDPDLDPAAWAAANRERVEQWLGQHGGLLFRGFRLPTAVDFERFCRALYPELYGQYGDLPKKEVGERIYRSTPYPADRMILFHNESAHQHRWPRRQWFYCELPAAVGGATPIVDCRQLYQALPGWLRDKLQRKQLLYIRNFDGRIDVSWQHFFKTDSREAVETICREGGIRFHWGEGDSLHTRQRGPAVIRHPVTGELSFFNQIQLYHSAFLDDDVRGELLAAGGEERLPRHVCYGDGEPLEPEAIALISDAYERFAVRFDWRRGDVVMLDNMLAAHARDPFEGERRIAVAMGGLYRRDEVEAPLPDGEETWERKIKEEVQS